The nucleotide window GTCCCAGGCGGTGGCGGCGCTGGAGGCGGAATGCGATTTCATCCTACTGGACTGCCCCGGCTCGCACACCCGGCTTAGCCAGATGGCGCATACGCTGGCCGATACGCTGATCACGCCGATGAACGACAGTTTCGTCGATTTCGACCTGCTGGCGCGGCTTTCGCCCGAGGGCCGGATCCTCGGCCCGTCGATCTATGCCGAGATGGTCTGGTCCGCCCGCCAGCTGCGCGGCGAGGCGGGGGCGGGACCGATCGACTGGCTGGTGCTGCGCAACCGGCTGGGCACCCAGGCGATGCACAACAAGCGCAAGGTCGGCGGCGCGCTGGCGACGCTGTCCAAGCGCATCGGCTTCCGTGTCGCGCCGGGCTTCTCCGAGCGGGTGATCTTCCGCGAGCTGTTTCCGCGCGGATTGACGCTGTTGGATCTCAAGGACATCGGCACGGAACAGCTCAACATGTCCAACATCGCCGCCCGGCAGGAACTGCGCGACCTGATCGGCGAATTGAGCTTGCCCGGCGTCAGCGTTTCCTTCTGATCCGCGGCCGGCATTGTTGCTGGCGGCGGGCACCATTATGTTGCGCCGGAGATTGGTTTGGAGGGGACGATGACCGCAGCCTGCCGGATCACCCGGGCCGCGATGCTGGCCCTTGCCCTGTCCCTGTCGGGACCGGCACTGACGGCCATGGCCGAAACGGCCGGCGCGGTCGAACAGTCCGAACTGCCCGTGGTGACGCTGGCGCGGGCCGAGAGGACGCCGATCGAGGCGCGGGTGCCGGTCTCGGGCTCGCTGATCGCGCGGCAAGAGGTGCAGGTCCATGCCCATGTCGCGGGCTACGAGATCACCGGCATCGAGGCCGAGGTCGGCGACCGCGTGA belongs to Paracoccus sp. TOH and includes:
- a CDS encoding division plane positioning ATPase MipZ, producing MAHIIVVGNEKGGSGKSTTSMHVATALARMGHRVGALDLDLRQRSFGRYLENRVHFAQREGLDLPTPILGHLAPEPEADSDPLSQAVAALEAECDFILLDCPGSHTRLSQMAHTLADTLITPMNDSFVDFDLLARLSPEGRILGPSIYAEMVWSARQLRGEAGAGPIDWLVLRNRLGTQAMHNKRKVGGALATLSKRIGFRVAPGFSERVIFRELFPRGLTLLDLKDIGTEQLNMSNIAARQELRDLIGELSLPGVSVSF